The Pochonia chlamydosporia 170 chromosome 1, whole genome shotgun sequence genome window below encodes:
- a CDS encoding trypsin-related protease (similar to Metarhizium acridum CQMa 102 XP_007813173.1) produces the protein MAPKTALVAALAMTTVPTAVALPTKDSNDLWIVGGEAARAGEFPYIVSILRNGRQNCGGTLLNANTVLTAAHCTSDPTDQVRAGTLTWGSGGTLVNVASMIVHPAYNPSNADNDIAIWKLQTPIPESSAIKYATLSQQGSDPQAGSTATVAGWGSMREFGPASATLQKVSVPIVDRPTCRTSYPGLTDNMVCAGLPQGGKDSCQGDSGGPLIDAATGALTGVVSWGHGCARPGFPGVYARVGNYIDFIKQNM, from the exons atggcaccaaaaACTGCTCTCGTGGCCGCCCTGGCAATGACCACAGTCCCAACGGCTGTCGCCCTTCCAACCAAAGACAGCAACGACCTTTGGATCGTAGGCGGAGAAGCCGCAAGGGCTGGCGAGTTTCCCTACATCGTTTCCATATTACGAAACGGTCGCCAGAACTGTGGCGGCACCTTGTTGAACGCCAACACTGTCCTCACGGCAGCCCATTGCACTAGCGATCCCACTGATCAAGTCCGGGCCGGGACGCTG ACCTGGGGCTCTGGCGGTACTTTAGTCAACGTTGCCTCTATGATAGTCCACCCTGCCTATAACCCAAGCAATGCTGACAATGATATTGCCATTTGGAAGCTGCAAACTCCAATTCCGGAAAGCTCGGCGATCAAATATGCCACACTTTCGCAGCAAGGTTCTGATCCGCAAGCGGGCTCTACAGCAACCGTTGCTGGGTG GGGAAGTATGCGGGAATTCGGGCCCGCTTCCGCGACGCTGCAGAAGGTGTCGGTTCCTATCGTGGACCGTCCGACCTGCCGGACTTCATACCCTGGGTTGACTGACAATATGGTCTGCGCCGGTCTTCCACAGGGCGGCAAAGACTCTTGCCAGGGAGACAGTGGTGGCCCGTTGATTGACGCGGCTACTGGGGCTTTGACTGGTGTTGTCTCGTGGGGACATGGATGTGCTCGACCCGGCTTCCCTGGTGTCTACGCTCGAGTGGGCAACTACATTGAtttcatcaagcagaatATGTAG